In the Stegostoma tigrinum isolate sSteTig4 chromosome 42, sSteTig4.hap1, whole genome shotgun sequence genome, ctctgtgtctaaccctgtcctgggggtgtgtttgatggggtcagggtagagggagttttaccctgtatctaaccctgtgctgtccctgtcctggggagtgtttgatgggggacagtgtagagggagctttactctgtatctaaccctgtgctgaaACTTAACTCTGCCACATACCGTGATGCGTGCAGCTCCAATGTGAAGAGCCTTCAGCTTAAAATCTGCGAACTGGTCAGGTAACTCTTCAGACGCTACTATCTCGGTgattgagggagggagggggtgagtgagggagtgagtaagggaatgtgagtgagtgagtgagtgagtgaggcagtgaatgagggagggagtgagggaggcagtgaatgagggagtaagggagggagtgaatgagggagtgagtgagtgagtgagggagtctgAATACTGCATGGACAAACCAGTCATAGAAATGATGTGTAGTTCTGTGAACTTGTCTGCCCCTtgaacacacactcacccacaaacTCCCTCACCAATGTAGCTACACTCACTGATACACACTAACTTTCTCATTCTgtctcttacatacacacacacactctctctctctctcacacacacacacacacactcactcactcactcactcactcactctctctctctctctctctcacacacacacacgcacacacacacactcactcactcactcactcactcacactctctctctctctcacacagacacacacacacactcatgcactctctctcacacacacactcactctcacacacacacactctcacagacactctctctctcacacacacacacacacacacacacacacacacacacacacacacacacacacacacacacacacacacacacacacacacacactttctcctaTACTCCCTCACACACTAATGTAGCACAGGATGAACAATGTCCTGTTGAGCCCTTGACAAATCAGGCAATTCAACCGAGCGGGTCATCTTTGTCGGCCTGCCCTCAGCTCCTGAGTGTGTGGGATGGGTTAAGGAACAGCTGACCTCTGCACTCCCTATAATGGCACTGAGGCCAACATTCCCAGCTCAGGGAACAGGCCACACTGTGTCATATAGGGATGTGGGCTGGAGTGGAATAGGGTGGGGGAGTGAGTCAGATGGATGGTGTTGTGGCTGGCTAGGGAGGGGCATGGGGGTGGAACCAGTCTGCGGTCGGTGTTGACTGACATGGGGTTTCTATTCTGTGGCCCACCTTGGAAGGTTCTGGATCGCGGAGTTCCCTGCTGAGTTTAACCTGGACAGCGAGCTGGCCGCACAGATGAAGGAGCTTCAGGAGACGGTGTACAGGGCCGGAGACCGGAGGCACAGCCAACTGGTTGATATCTCCCAGGTGTAAGCAAGCTGGGGTCAGGGAGGGTATGGTCTATCACGACGTGGTCACCCATGTTCCTTCTGTGTTCTCCACATGCTTCCCTGTGTTCCCTGTGTGTTCCCCTGCCCCCACGTTGCTGGTGTGTTTCCCCACACCCGTGTTTGCAAGTCTTCCCatggggcagcacgatggctcagtggttggcactgctgcctcacggtgccagggacccgggttaagATCCCACCCTccggcaaatgtctgtgtggagtttgcacattctccccgtgtctgcgtgggtttcctccgggtgctccggtttccttccacagtccaaagatgtgcaggttagggtggattggccatgggaaattgtcccatagtgcccagggatgtgcaggttagggtggattggccgtgctaaattgtcccatagtgcccagggatgtgcaggttagggtggattggccgtgctaaattgtcccatagtgcccagggaagtgcaggttagggtggattggccgtgctaaattgtcccatagtgcccagggatgtgcaggttagggtggattggccgtgctaaattgtcccatagtgcccagggatgtgcgggttagggtggattggccgtgctaaattgtcccatagtgcccagggatgtgcaggttagggtggattgaccgtgctaaattgtcccatagtgcccagggatgtgcaggttagggtggattgaccgtgctaaattgtcccatagtgcccaggggtgtgcaggttagggtggattggccatgctaaattgtcccatagtgcccagggatgtgcgggttagggtggattggccgtgctaaattgtcccatagtgcccagggatgtgcaggttagggtggattggccatgctaaattgtcccatagtgcccagggatgtgcgggttagggtgggttggccgtgctaaattgtcccatagtgcccagggatgtgcaggttagggtgggttggccgtgttaaattgccccacagtgcccagggatgtgcaggttagggtggattggccgtgctaaattgtcccatagtgcccagggatgtgcgggttagggtgggttggccgtgttaaattgccccacagtgcccagggatgtgcaggttagggtggattggccgtgctaaattgtcccatagtgcccagggatgtgcgggttagggtgggttggccgtgttaaattgccccacagtgcccagggatgtgcgggttagggtggattggccatgctaaattgtcccatagtgcccagggatgtgcaggttagggtgggttggccgtgctaaattgtcccatagtgcccagggatgtgcgggttaggtgggttggccgtgctaaattgtcccatagtgaccagggatgtgcaggttagggtggattggccgtgttcaattgtcccatagtgtccagggatgtgcaggttagggtgggttggccgtgctaaattgtcccatagtgtccagggatgtgcaggttagggcggattggtcatgctaaattgtcccatagtgcccagggatgtgtgggttagggtggactggccgtgctaaattgtcccatagtgtccagggatgtgcaggttagggtggattggccgtgctaaattgtcccatagtgcccagggatgtgcgggttagggtggattggccgtgctaaattgtcccatagttgccagggatgtgcaggttagggtggattggccgtgctaaattgtcccatagtgcccagggatgtgcgggttagggtggattggccgtgctaaattgtcccatagtgtccagggatgtgcgggttagggtggattggccatgctaaattgtcccatagtgcccagggatgtgcgggttagactggataggccgtgctaaattgtcccatagtgcccagggatgtgtaggttagtgtggattggccgtgctaaattgttccatagtgcccagggatgtgcgggttagggtggattggccgtgctaaattgtcccatagtgcccagggatgtgcgggttagggtggattggccgtgctaaattgtcccatagtgcccagggatgtgcaggtgtgggtggattggccgtgctaaattgccccatagtgcccagggatgtgcaggttagggtggattgtccgtgctaaattgccccatagtgcccagggatgtgcaggttagggtggattggccgtgttaaattgtcccatagtgcccagggatgtgtgggttagggtggattggccgtgctaaattgttccatagtgcccagggatgtgcgggttagggtggattggccgtgttcaattgtcccatagtgcccagggatgtgcgggttagactggataggccgtgctaaattgtcccatagtgtccagggatgtgcaggttagggtgggttggctgtgctaaattgtcccatattgtccagggatgtgcgggttagggtggattggccgtgctaaattgccccatagtgcccagggatgtgcgggttagggtggattggccgtgctaaattgtcccatagtgcccagggatgtgcgggttagggtggattggccgtgctaaattgtcccatagtgcccagggatgtgcaggttagggtggattggccgtgttaaattgtcccatagtgcccagggatgtgcaggtttgggtggattggccatgctaaatgtaggattacagggtaAGGGTAGGGGCAGGGGTCGGGGTGTGATGCATTACAGAGGGTTGGTGaggactcagtgggccgaatggcctgcatccGCACTGCAGGGGTTCAATGATTCGATGGTCCTGCTTTCCCCTGTGTTCCAACATgtgttcctcttcatctctgcgTGTTGTCTCTCCCCCACAGTTCCCCGGTCTGATTCCTCTTATGCCCCGTGGGTCCTCCTGCGTTGCGCACGCGTGTTCCCCGCTTTCCTTCCCTGAGCGATCCCGGCGCGCATGTGCGCACGTTCGCCTGTTACGCTCACGCGTCGTGGTTGCTGTGTTGTCGCAGACCCTCCTTCGAGTGGAAGAGGCAGATCACGCAACGGAACAATGTCACCCAGAAACGCAGGAAGATGTCCCTCCTGTTCGATCACCTCGGGCCACTGGAGCTGGCGGAGCACCTCACCTACCTGGAATACAAATCTTTTTGCCGCATCCTGGTGAGAATTCCGAATCCAGACACCGCCTGTAAATCTGGGAGGcacagggaggaagggagagatcTGACAGCATCGGGGTCAACCACTCAGGAAGGCGGATAGGTGTAGGAGGGGGAAATCCCGGGAATACATGGAAAGGGAGCAATGCGTTCCTGTAGCACCTTTCAACATCTCAGGTTGGTCACAATGGCCATCGCAACCAGTCAGTGCATTGCCAAGCATCCTACCGGGCAATATAGGATCCACAGAGATAGCAGGGtgcacagtgctccctcagcactgaccctccgacagtgcccgctccctcagcactgaccctccgacagtgtccactccctcagcactgaccctccgacagtgcccgctccctcagcactgaccctccgacagtgtccactccctcagcactgaccctccgacagcgcccactccctcagcactgaccctccgacagtgcccgctccctcagcactgaccctccgacagcgcccactccctcagcactgaccctccgacagtgcccgctccctcagcactgaccctccaacagtgcccgctccctcagcactgaccctccgacagtgcccgctccctcagcaatgaccctccgacagtgcccactccctcagcaatgaccctctgacagtgcccactccctcagcaatgaccctctgacagcgcctgctcccacagcactgaccctccgacagtgcccactccctcagcaatgaccctccgacagcgcctgctcccacagcactgaccctctgacagtgcccactccctcagcaatgactctccgacagtgcccactccctcagcactgaccctccgacagtgcccactccctcagcactgaccctccgacagtgcccgctcccacagtactgaccctccgacagcgcctgctccctcagcactgaccctccgacagcgcctgctccctcagcactgaccctccaacagcgcccgctcccacagcactgaccctccaacagcgcccgctcccacagcactgaccctccgacagcgcctgctcccacagcactgaccctccgacaatgcccactcccacagcactgaccctccgacagcgcctgctcccacagcactgaccctccgacaatgcccactcccacagcactgaccctccgacattacgGCGCTCCCTTTGGACGCTGTTGAGCCAGATATGTGCGGAAATAGCTGCAAAGGGTTTTGTTTGCGGTGCGGTGAATTGAAACAGAGTACTGTGTTGATTAGGTGAGCGCATCCCCGTAAAACTGTCCTGCGGTTATACCCTCCATCCAGTTGGCGGAGCTGTAGTGCTGCTGGTTGGGCCGGGCTAATCCCCCTCGGGCTGGGAGGGGAGGGCTAAGATGCGACCGTGAGATTTTTTTCCTGACTCTATCTCTGAACTGAATGTGTAAATTTCCGTCCACCCGAACACCCTCTGCCCCGACATGTCGCCAACTGATGGTAACCCTTTCTCCGGGCAGTTCCGCGACTACCACAGCTTTGCAAAACATGGCTGCACAAAGGACAACCCCATTCTGGAGCGGTTCATCAGTCTCTTCAACAGTGTCTCCCAGTGGGTGCAGATGATGGTACTGAGCATGCACACCCCCCAGCAGAGGGCAGAGGTCATCACCAAATTCATACATGTCGCCCAGGTAAGTGGCCTGGGTCAAAGGTCACAGGCTCAAGCTGGCCAATCTGGTCCGTGGCATGAAACTCTCACCTGATCACGCACGTAGATTAGGGCTCAGATAcggagtaaagcttcctctacaccattccgccccccccccccatcatacactccccagggacaggggttagatacagagtaaagctctctctgcgcaatccccatcaaacactcccaggacagggacagcacggggttagattcagagtaaagctctctctacgctGTGCCCCTATCAATAactccccagggacagcacggggttagatagagGGTAAACctcactctacactgtcccccatcaaacactccccaggacagggacagcacggggttagatacagagtaatgctcactctacactgtcccccatcaaacactcccagggacagggacagcaaagggttagatacagagtaaaggtccCTCTACTCTGTCGcccatcagacactcccagggacagggacagcatgggattagatacagggtaaagctccctctacactgttccccagcAAACAcgcccagggacagggacagcatggggttagatccagagtaaagctccctgtgCATGTTGCCCTCACTCTGTGTTGTGCTCCCTGCAGAGACTCCTACAGCTACGGAACTACAACACCCTGATGGCTGTGATTGGAGGGTTGAGTCACAGCGCTATTTCCCGCCTGAAGGAGACATATCATTACGTCAGCCCTGATGTCATCAAGGTAGGAGCCAATAGGAATGTTTCCTCGTGAACTGCGCACCAGACGGAGACAGGGTTCTTACAGTGAATCAGCGTTATAAATCCCCCGTGATCCACACCCTGAGTattcagtgaaatatttccatcaaACGTAGAGTCACAGTATCAgagagaaacaggcccttcggtccaaccagtccatgccaacccaatatcctaaattaatccagtcccatttgccagcatgtggcccatatccctctaaacccttcctattcatgtccccatcccggtgccttttaaatgctgtaactgtaccagcccccaccacttcctctggcagctccttccatacacgcaccaccctctgtgtgaaaatgttacccctcaggtcccttttaaatctttcccccctcaccttaaacctatgcccctctagttttagattccacctaccctggggaaaagaccttgtctattcagcctatccatgcccctcatgattttataaacctctataaggtcaccccctcagcctccgacactccggggaaaatagccccagcccctccctgtagctcaaaccctccgaccccagcaacatcctcgtaaatcttttctgaatcttttcaggTTTAATGACATCTTTGCTGTAGCAGCCTGCAATGTTGAAATAAATCATTCCTGAGAAgggacacattttgttgaagcctCCCCTCACCAGGGTCTTTCGCAAAAATTGTACCAGGTCCATAGATGCAATGATGGTAATTTGTTGATTTGCTTCTCAGAGAAAGGCCCTGACCAGTGAGAGGTGACCCTGCCTGGTTTCCAAATTTTGCAGAGCTTGgtggttaactgtcaatcatcacgAGCAGGTGCATTCTCCCCAAGGGCGCCTCTAACCGTCCAAAATGGTGCCCACACAGCTGGCTAAATATCGTGGTCACCCCTTCTCTTGAGAGCTTGGGCAGCTGATGAGCTCAGTGCGAGAAAGGGTGGTTTGCCACACGGGCAGACCCTGCACCGACTCCGCCTGACCTTTCCTCCCTCCCGCCCAGATTTCGGACAGCCTGACGGAGCTGGTGACGACCTGCGGGAACTACAGTAACTACCGCAAGTGCTTTTCTGAGTCCTCGGGTTTCAAGTTCCCCATTCTGGGCGTGCACCTCAAGGACCTGCTGGCCGTCCACCTGGCCCTCCCGGATTGGCTGGAGGAGGGCCGCCTCAATGTGGTGAAGATGCAGCAGCTGTACTCCATCCTCAACGATCTCATCCGTATCCAGTCCACCGCGCCCCCCATCGAGCCCAGCATGGACCTGGTCAACCTGCTGACGGTAGGTGGGGCCTCCAGGGAGAACTGCATTCGGTTAGCACCTGTCGCCAACAACCAatacaccccccaaccccacgtCCACAGCCCACGAGGTACCTGTCCAAAGTGCCATCGCAGCAGGAAGCTAAGGGCAGAGAAAGATCCCAGGAAGAATGGGAGACGAGTATATTGGAGGGAAGGCCTGTACTTGTCGGAGgttagaggaatgagagggggcCCTATTGAAGCACAAATTCTCGGAGGGACTTTGCCAGATTTGGTGTGGAGAGGCTGTTTCTCCTTCTGGGAGAGTCTAGTACCagaggggcatcatctcagagtaaggtcTCCCCTTCagagacagggatgaggaggaatttcttatctcaggggagtgagcctgtggaattctttactgcagagggctgtagaggctgggtcattgagcagatgcaagactgagatagattttcAATCAGGAAAGGGATTCGAGGGggggaaggcaggaaagtggggttcaggatgatcagatcagccactgaatgggggagcaggctcgaaggggtGAACAGCTTACTCGTATAACTTTTGCCATTTTCCCACTCGGGAAATGCAGAACCATCTGTTGTCGATTTTTACATTGCTGATGTTGGTTGAGTGATAAATAGGATGACCCTGATTTCTCCTTTCCCAAAGCTAAATTACTCCCCAGAACAGAATTGCAGCCATTAGTGACCACATCTGATATgtttctcctcctctcccactcTGCTCCTTGTGCCAATTCTGATGAATCTGTGTCCCCTACAGCCAGGGAACCATCCACAGTCAGAAACAATTTCTCCCTTACTTggagaatccctgcagtgtgggagcaggccatcaCATCCAGACTGACCTCACCAGCGCCACGCCCCCAAGCACCCcaacaaagagcatcccatccagacccactccgaCCCTGTCCCTGCtccccctacatttcccacagccaatccaccctcacccgcacatccctgggcactatgggacaatttagcatggccaatccaccctcacccgcacatccctgggcactatgggacaatttagcacggccaacccaccctaacccgcacatccctgtgcactatgggacaatttagcacggccaatccaccctcacccgcacatccctgggcactatgggacaatttagcacggccaatccaccctaaccagcacatccctgggcactatgggacaatttagcacggccaatccaccctaacctgtacatccctgggcactatgggacaatttagcacggccaatccaccctaacctgcacatccctgggcactatggaacaatttagcacggccaacccaccctaacctgcacatccctgggcactatgggacagtttagcacggccaatccaccctaacctgcacatccctgggcactatgggacaatttagcatggccaatccaccctaacccgcacatccctgggcactatgggacaatttagcacggccaatccaccctaacctgcacatccctgggcactatgggacaatttagcacggccaatccaccctaacccgcacatccctggacactatgggacaatttagcacggccaacccaccctaacctgcacatccctgggcactatgggacagtttagcacggccaatccaccctaacctgcacatccctgggcactatggaacaatttagcacggccaatccatcctaacctgcacatccctgggcactatgggacaatttagcacggccaacccatcctaacctgcacatccctgggcactatgggacaatttagcacggccaatccaccctaacctgcacatccctgggcactatggggcaatttagcacggccaatccaccctaacctgcacatccctgggcactacgggacaatttagcacagccaatccaccctaacctgcacatccctgggcactatgggacaatttagcacggtcaatccaccctaacctgcacatccctgggcactatgggacaatttagcatgaccaatccaccctaacccgcacatccctgggcactatgggacaatttagcacggccaatccaccctaacgcgcacatccctgggcactatggaacaatttagcacggccaatccaccctaacctgcacat is a window encoding:
- the LOC125449209 gene encoding RAS guanyl-releasing protein 2-like isoform X1 codes for the protein MAEMSSKETEKPEFLVREKSATIDEMIQACINEFDDKGRLKNKLLPHMFLMMHQWYLPSTELVGRLLTLYRDACSSNVKSLQLKICELVRFWIAEFPAEFNLDSELAAQMKELQETVYRAGDRRHSQLVDISQVPSFEWKRQITQRNNVTQKRRKMSLLFDHLGPLELAEHLTYLEYKSFCRILFRDYHSFAKHGCTKDNPILERFISLFNSVSQWVQMMVLSMHTPQQRAEVITKFIHVAQRLLQLRNYNTLMAVIGGLSHSAISRLKETYHYVSPDVIKISDSLTELVTTCGNYSNYRKCFSESSGFKFPILGVHLKDLLAVHLALPDWLEEGRLNVVKMQQLYSILNDLIRIQSTAPPIEPSMDLVNLLTVSLDQFHTDDEIYKLSLSREPRTSKSAPSSPTPPKSPVIEEWASAVKPKTDPELINKHIHKMVESVFRNFDIDHDGYISQKEFSIISSNFPYLDRFSILDENNDGQISRDEMIAYFMQANSLLNSKMGFIHNFAETTYLKPTYCEHCKNFIWGLYKQGYKCRACGISCHKQCKSLLVVECRKRTKSICLDSPNPTLRRSFSFPVTNPSPESSNTVTEEKVEDLEDDVQDIHL